The genomic interval ttttccacagcTTTATGTCGACTTCAACTGTGACCCAGTGCCTTGCCGTGGGAAGGTTcagaacgaagtaaataaactcgttacccctccatctctcaaagacttgggactgtaattacagagaacaacgaaacaattaacaaaccataataatcttcccaaacaattaacatttaaaatcttactaaaacaataccttatgaGCCCCTGTGCAGTAGTCCAGGATATAATCCTCCCATTTCAAGTTTTTCCTCGGACCCTTGTGGCTCGTCCATGCACTGCTGATCATGGCGGTCACGAATGTGGAGAGAATGATACCCTTATGAGGAAATGTGAGTGGATAGTCGGTGCGTCGCCTCCTCAGCATATGCATTGCTGCATCTATATGCTGCATATAAAGGGAAATGTCagttaaacaaaaaaatatattaattgcacataaagttgtaaagtgaagtaatattataaaatactttacttacgtcatctgtaatccattcctttggtgtgagcattatccaaaagaatcctggaccgtaatcaccacttctcaaatctcgaagtcggtggttcggaatgagtccaacacaccactttcggaaagtggttaacaatttctcatccggtggctccaggggatcaaaagtcgaagatggcctatgtctcctcttcatctccgtatagtcaccgaaccgtacaggaggctttctcttcctcttccaactcttaaccactgcaggttgtgcctctatggacagaatctcaccctgcgactcggtgtcatgtacatggataaGAGGTTGTGCCTCGATCGGAGTCGCTGGAGCTCCCTCATAAGGATCGTAATCGTCGGGGAAGACCTCATCCTCTTCTACTGGGGGTGAAGCAGCTGGCGGTGGGGTAGATGGATCTGCTGGGGCCTCCGGTGCTGAAGCTGTCGCtggcggacgattcaacatggccaatatgTGTCTGAGCTGTTCCATAATTACGTTCTGACCACCCTTCAGCTCTACATGGCTGGTCTCGTATGCCTTCTTCAGCTCGACATGAGCAGCATACAGACCCTGAGTGTCAGCCTCGATCCTATCCAACCGAGCCACTAAATCAGTGTACTCGGCACCCCGaacgcctgatgaagatggtgcactgggctgaggttctgaaccagtggcctgaaaaaatatatataaaaaaaatacggtaagcatacgataattccacaatgtaacaaatatcacaaaacaaaaataataaaaaataaagacataaaaaaaagttccaaaaattGGTACCTGAGTGTCTCTTTCCTGAGTGTCTGGGACCTGAGTCTCTGGTACCTGACTACCTTCCTCAGCCTCTGTGTCATCCACAACATCATCAACCAGGTTctccacaccatcgtaagatattgtcctcacaaatgcctcctcctctgtccgtggaagtagccccttcaccacttccagattctgtttatggtttaaaaaatatcaaaataaaaccatttagcatttattacaagcatttatgttaaataattattcagaacataagtgaaaatcatacccgtctagaaaataatgcgctgacgtctttcttcccaatatcgTCTTTGCTCGTCCAACTAAGCATCCTGGGGAACCGAATCCCGTGGTTCGTGCCATACCTCTTGCCAACCTCCAAAATGGCCTCGTACGCCCAATATTGGACTGCAGGTGCGAAGCCATATGCTGTGTATTTGCACTCGTGCTGAACATCCGAACTcagcttcttctcgtagttggcattctgtttcaacatgtctttctgaagcgagtgcatgagtctggcgaatgagtgcttcccccaaggaatccggaagaagaactcgaggtcTTCCACATATCTAAGTATGTGAGGCGTGATCAGCGCGTTGGCCTCGAGGCCCAGAAGCactgactccacaaacaagcacaagccgagcttgtacaagtcttccgggTTCTGGCAGTTTGTGAACTGAAGTTGGAGTGCTTCTGTCTTCACACTATCAGACcggttgaaatatttgttgatcaatcggtctgaccccgagcgcgcgacctgcgcagccttctcctcttctgttggccccgaggagaagtccaaacccgtaatgagtgcaaactccagcaccccgaatcggacctcctttcgaccaacataaaacctcatcctcaactcctcctgagcatccactttcattttgtggagcatcagctggtgaaataacaccgaggagaatgtcagtggtacggcattccagaagct from Cannabis sativa cultivar Pink pepper isolate KNU-18-1 chromosome 4, ASM2916894v1, whole genome shotgun sequence carries:
- the LOC133037186 gene encoding uncharacterized protein LOC133037186 isoform X2 → MAPRLIIPAPEHFTGRVTYRGTGIFAKIKARFEEFNLNNTAKESRFGSFWNAVPLTFSSVLFHQLMLHKMKVDAQEELRMRFYVGRKEVRFGVLEFALITGLDFSSGPTEEEKAAQVARSGSDRLINKYFNRSDSVKTEALQLQFTNCQNPEDLYKLGLCLFVESVLLGLEANALITPHILRYVEDLEFFFRIPWGKHSFARLMHSLQKDMLKQNANYEKKLSSDVQHECKYTAYGFAPAVQYWAYEAILEVGKRYGTNHGIRFPRMLSWTSKDDIGKKDVSALFSRRNLEVVKGLLPRTEEEAFVRTISYDGVENLVDDVVDDTEAEEGSQVPETQVPDTQERDTQVPIFGTFFYVFIFYYFCFVIFVTLWNYRMLTVFFLYIFFQATGSEPQPSAPSSSGVRGAEYTDLVARLDRIEADTQGLYAAHVELKKAYETSHVELKGGQNVIMEQLRHILAMLNRPPATASAPEAPADPSTPPPAASPPVEEDEVFPDDYDPYEGAPATPIEAQPLIHVHDTESQGEILSIEAQPAVVKSWKRKRKPPVRFGDYTEMKRRHRPSSTFDPLEPPDEKLLTTFRKWCVGLIPNHRLRDLRSGDYGPGFFWIMLTPKEWITDDHIDAAMHMLRRRRTDYPLTFPHKGIILSTFVTAMISSAWTSHKGPRKNLKWEDYILDYCTGAHKSQVFERWRGNEFIYFVLNLPTARHWVTVEVDIKLWKINVYDCDSSVCHCGVYCIEYVEHLMMQRGLTDVTPDRIAMFRQRWCVDLFYQNVTIICVIIGTLYILCN
- the LOC133037186 gene encoding uncharacterized protein LOC133037186 isoform X1 translates to MMSMLCRHFLTFLTFKFVWSLIFQMAPRLIIPAPEHFTGRVTYRGTGIFAKIKARFEEFNLNNTAKESRFGSFWNAVPLTFSSVLFHQLMLHKMKVDAQEELRMRFYVGRKEVRFGVLEFALITGLDFSSGPTEEEKAAQVARSGSDRLINKYFNRSDSVKTEALQLQFTNCQNPEDLYKLGLCLFVESVLLGLEANALITPHILRYVEDLEFFFRIPWGKHSFARLMHSLQKDMLKQNANYEKKLSSDVQHECKYTAYGFAPAVQYWAYEAILEVGKRYGTNHGIRFPRMLSWTSKDDIGKKDVSALFSRRNLEVVKGLLPRTEEEAFVRTISYDGVENLVDDVVDDTEAEEGSQVPETQVPDTQERDTQVPIFGTFFYVFIFYYFCFVIFVTLWNYRMLTVFFLYIFFQATGSEPQPSAPSSSGVRGAEYTDLVARLDRIEADTQGLYAAHVELKKAYETSHVELKGGQNVIMEQLRHILAMLNRPPATASAPEAPADPSTPPPAASPPVEEDEVFPDDYDPYEGAPATPIEAQPLIHVHDTESQGEILSIEAQPAVVKSWKRKRKPPVRFGDYTEMKRRHRPSSTFDPLEPPDEKLLTTFRKWCVGLIPNHRLRDLRSGDYGPGFFWIMLTPKEWITDDHIDAAMHMLRRRRTDYPLTFPHKGIILSTFVTAMISSAWTSHKGPRKNLKWEDYILDYCTGAHKSQVFERWRGNEFIYFVLNLPTARHWVTVEVDIKLWKINVYDCDSSVCHCGVYCIEYVEHLMMQRGLTDVTPDRIAMFRQRWCVDLFYQNVTIICVIIGTLYILCN
- the LOC133037186 gene encoding uncharacterized protein LOC133037186 isoform X3, translating into MMSMLCRHFLTFLTFKFVWSLIFQMAPRLIIPAPEHFTGRVTYRGTGIFAKIKARFEEFNLNNTAKESRFGSFWNAVPLTFSSVLFHQLMLHKMKVDAQEELRMRFYVGRKEVRFGVLEFALITGLDFSSGPTEEEKAAQVARSGSDRLINKYFNRSDSVKTEALQLQFTNCQNPEDLYKLGLCLFVESVLLGLEANALITPHILRYVEDLEFFFRIPWGKHSFARLMHSLQKDMLKQNANYEKKLSSDVQHECKYTAYGFAPAVQYWAYEAILEVGKRYGTNHGIRFPRMLSWTSKDDIGKKDVSALFSRRNLEVVKGLLPRTEEEAFVRTISYDGVENLVDDVVDDTEAEEGSQVPETQVPDTQERDTQATGSEPQPSAPSSSGVRGAEYTDLVARLDRIEADTQGLYAAHVELKKAYETSHVELKGGQNVIMEQLRHILAMLNRPPATASAPEAPADPSTPPPAASPPVEEDEVFPDDYDPYEGAPATPIEAQPLIHVHDTESQGEILSIEAQPAVVKSWKRKRKPPVRFGDYTEMKRRHRPSSTFDPLEPPDEKLLTTFRKWCVGLIPNHRLRDLRSGDYGPGFFWIMLTPKEWITDDHIDAAMHMLRRRRTDYPLTFPHKGIILSTFVTAMISSAWTSHKGPRKNLKWEDYILDYCTGAHKSQVFERWRGNEFIYFVLNLPTARHWVTVEVDIKLWKINVYDCDSSVCHCGVYCIEYVEHLMMQRGLTDVTPDRIAMFRQRWCVDLFYQNVTIICVIIGTLYILCN